TTCAGATAGAACTGGTCCGAGCAGGGATCGAAGCTCACCTTGTTGGAGGGAGCAGCAGCTGCGGACGCTTGAAGCTTCGGTATTCTGCTAGGGAGTAGCATCAGCCTTTCCGGCCTCTTCTTGGATGTCCGTCTCTGGGCCCTCTTGCAGGCTAGAGTGACCGCAACACCAAGAACGACCAGTGTTGCGCCGGCACATGCCACAACAACGACGATGAGTATCCTTCTCCGGTGCCTTTCTTTGGCTTCGCTTCCACTCCCGTACTCCAGGATCTGAACTGGTGCAATGTGAGGCCGACGGTGCAATGGCGAGGCAGGAAGGACGTGGGTTTTGAACAGGGGAACAGGAGCAGGGGTTTCGGCTCCAATGGCAGGGGCAGGAGCTGGGGAGTAGGCAGCTCTGGCGTGCCCTGCTCTTCTGTGCTTGGGGATCTTCATTCCGAGGAGAAACCTGACCCTTGTGATCAGCCGAGTCCCCAAATCTCCACCGGCATTGTCTTCTCCTGACATCGCTTCGACTCGGACCTCCCTCCCTTCGCTCTCAAACTGCAGAATGGTCCTGCTCTCATGCAGAGCCCAAGATGCGTCCATGAACCGGGAGTTCAAGAAGAGGAAGGTGGAGACAGCGACCAAAAAGAGCATGCGAAGGAACCTGGAAGCTGAGACCATGTTCTTTGGCTCAACTTTTCACCACGGCAGGGAAGAACAGCagaagggggagggggggtgggagGAGTTAGCAAAAGCTCATAAAGGAGACGAGAAGCCTTGTTTCTCGATCATTGAAGTTGGGTGGCGAGGTGGATCCATTGCAAAAGGCTTTAATGCTACTCCAAGGAATCCCTGAGCACGGCAGTTGTCTGCAGTAATGGCCCTTTGCTTATTTTGCCTCATGAGCTATCCTTTACCATacccttccttctcctcctcctcctcctcctcccctcccttcCCTCGGGTCCTTTTTGTCTCCCTCTGCTGCTGCGTTAGGTGGGATATCACTGCCTTTGGATCCAAGTATTTACCCTGTCCTCTGCGGCCACCCTTTTTGCGTTTGGATCTTCTGATCTATTGTCCCATCATACTCGCATAACCAGCAATCCTCTCTCTGCAAcctgaacttttctgaatgatagCATGGGATTTGAGCCAAATGGGTTTTAGCAATGAGCTACGCCTCTCGGGACCAGGAGGAACTCATGGAATGTTGTGTATGGGGGAGGTGCATCAGTGGACCACCATTTTTGGTTGGAACTTTTGCTTGCTTCTCAAGAGTAATAAATAGAGTTGGGAGACTTCAAATGTTTCCTTCGACGCCCACTCCTTTTAGTGCATGGAGAGAGTCAAATACCACGTAGTAGTAGTAAAAGATTAGGAGGCATTGGTCTTTTGACTAACGCAATTTGCATTGCCACATCTTTTGGTCGTACACTTCCGTGATTGATGGGGCTCTTAAAATTAAGTATTGGCCTACGTTCATTAGTTGAAGGCACTACTGATCTCACCTACTAACATCAGCTACATAGTTAATGTCTTGTCACAAGATGACCAGCTTTTCTCATTTACATTCGTCCAAACCTAAGTCTGTCCCTCGGAGAAATATTGTTTCTTCGTTAGCCCAACTTATGCCTGCACATTCCTTGAATTGCCTCTGTGAAATTGCTCAGAGGACATGCAATTCTTGGCTAGAGAATTCATTCCATGTCCGGAAAACCATAAATCTAAAGTAGAAATGGTTCCTTCTCTGATGTCTCGCATTGACTCATCTATTCTGAGCCATGCTAAGCACAATTGAATTCTAGTCTAAACAAGGGGAGTGCGGGTTGGCTGGTTCTCCTCCTTCACCTGTTCTTAGCTTACCTGAAGAGCAGCTGCAATATGGTAAAGCCATTATTTGGTTCCTTTACTCCCAAAATGTTCATTCATGTACGATGATTGCGCAgcagaacacacacacacacacacacatatatatatatatatatatatatatatatatatatatatatatatatatatatatatatatatatatatatatatatatatatataatataatataatataaatttatatataactTTGAAGGAAGGCATCTCTTAGGTGAAATACACCAATGTTGTACAGTGTGATAGTTCTACCTTAAATTGGATTGACTGCTATTCATAGTCAAACACGGAAAGAAAAAGATGAAACGAATACATTATCCTTTAATATAAACAAATTaaactaaatatatttttgatgGGAAAAAAAGTTTTAAATCTGAGCTATGAATGTGTATGGAAACGAAGAAAGATGTCGTGACAAAGAAATACATCAAGCACCATAGTGTAATATCCTGATTTATTTTTGAATTAGAAGTGGATAAAGACTTGAGTTGAATGATAAGGATTCATGAGTATGATGTCATTAACCTCGACTTAAGGATCTTAGTTCATCGATTTAGATTTAATAAACTAATAATTTAGTTATCTCAACGAGTCTTTCATCCTAAACTACATTAATACTTGTTAGATATTGTGAAtttataatatcttaaattatttcATACAAAAAGTGAATAAATATTCAAAATTAACTTATAAGAGTTGATTGATGTATTATAATTAACTTGGGATTAAGTATTTTAATCTGTAGTTTATATTCAATAAGTTAAGAGATCAATCTAATTCCTTGGATCGTTTCTACGTTTGAGGTAACTTTGAATACGGAGACCTTCTTTTGTTTCTTGATGATGATCTAAAACTAAActcatgaacttattaagattgatAGAATTTTTCTTAACGTTCtcgtagaaataatagaagataagaacaatagaatataagaagctttattgaagaaatgaaaatacttTAGCttgaaggattttcctcaataaaataaacaaaatagAGATATTTCctgggggaaatcttatcttctatcaagttggggaaatTATCTTCTATCACTCGTGTCCCTCTCATATGATAAtataagaatataaaaaagaaagagagagagagtttttatTCCTTTTGATATATAGGCCTCCTAATCCATGGACTATTAGCTCAAGTGCATCTCAAATAATTGCATCATTATGCTTGTACTACGAGGGCTTATCAACCGCATCAATGtgttaatcaacacataatcatgAGAAATGGATCATTCAGAACATATGAACATAATATACTTCTAATTAGAATTTAAAATCAAACTTCTCCTTAACAAGATAGATGAGACGATTAGGTAGGATCTTACATTCTATTCATTGATTAGATTTAGATGATTCATGGCAACCATCATAGCTTAATTCTTTTTGAGAATCCATATGTCCTTTATTTAAATCTACTTAAATTTAAGTTTCTTCAAAAGAATATTTATCATTAGAAATTATATATCACTTCAGGAAATTTCTGATCATGCCGAACCAATCAAATATAAAGATCTTTGCGCGAAGAAAATATATGGCTGATTTAGCTTGCAAATAATGTCGGTCACACTGTGCGCTTCGTCTTCGTCCCAATGGGTTGGCGTCTTCCATTGGCCACACTAATAATGGCGGTGTCTCTTTCGACAAAGACAGATCCGTTGTTGACCCACCTTTTAGAGCAACCAGCGAAGCCGTGGTCGAGTAGGTACAACCACATGCCGTAATGCCTGAACTCCTCGCTCACCTATAACAGTGGCTGATGGATATGATATCAAGATCATCTCCAAGCCCTCTTCCCCCATCTCCCACTTGATCAACTGCTCTTCCACCATGTATCCATCCAAACAACCACAACCCTACtaccctccaccgccgccgccgacgaCCGACCCCTACTACCCTCCGCCGCAGCCGACGATGGGCGTGCCGGTGCCGACCGCCCCCGGTACTTTCCAGATCCAAACTCCGGCGGGCGGCGCTTGGTCCACCGGCCTCTGCAAGTGCTGCGACGATGGCAGCAACTGTAATCGAGCCCTCCTCCACTTTTACTCGGTAATTCCTTGGTCCAATTGCTGTTGTTAAGCATCCGATTCCTTACTGCAGGCTGCATCACTTGCTTCTGCCCTTGTATCACGTTCGGTCAAATCGCGGAGATCGTCGACAAAGGAGCCACCTGTGAGTACTGTTTCTTCTTGGAGTCATTGGATCCTCCGTTCTTTTTTGTTGTCTGGCTTTTTACTGCATGGAGGATTGAACGGCGAAGCCTTTGATCGGTATCTGTGAAGCATGCGGGACGAGTGGGGCGCTGTACGCGCTTATAATGTATGTGACGTGCTGCCAGTGCTTGTACTCCTGCTTCTACCGCTCCAAACTGCGGGCGCAGCTCGGGCTGAGGGAGGAGCCCTGCGCCGACTGCCTCGTCCACTGCTGCTGCGAGACCTGCTCCCTCTGCCAGATGTACCGAGAGCTCAATCGCCGTGGCTACGACATGAGcataggtctctctctctctctctctctctctctctctctgtgtgctgACTCTTCGTGTGTTCTTCCTTTTGGGAGAGAGGGAGACTGAAGCAACGGCGATCTTTCCTTTCGTGCAGGTTGGCATGCAAACATGGAGAGGCAGGGGCAACCCGCAACCATTCCGCCACCGGTCCAAGGCATGAGCCGTTGAGATCTCAACTCAAAGTCCAGTGCTGCCATAATTAGGGACTGCAAGATGTTTGATAAAATGCGAGGTATGGATTTCGTTGTTTATTACTAAACGTCATATGCAGATAATACGACCTATAAGAGAAGAATAAAATCAATGTCTGCGGTGGGCATGAATTGGATGATGATCCAAAGTCGTTTACTACGAGTCtacaattgagcattgtttggaaAAGTGGACTTTCACTGTGATTGGCCAAACCTTATCGTCCTTTGTGATTGTAGCCTCACTTCAGATACATGGACATGATGTTTGGGCCCCAATTCGTTCACACACAGGCTGCACTCAATTATTATCTCTGCATCATCTTGATATGTTTCTTCTCCCGCtatcattaattatattaaaaggCGGCACTAATTATCTATTCCTATCACCCACGTCATGGAGttatctattatatatataaatacaaactTATATGTTTCTATCAAAGTCATCACATGGAATATTATTTAATCATAACTAATGTGGATATTGATCATAgactcataaatattttttttaatattgtaatatgtatactattattgttatatatatatatatatatatataatgtaatatCTTTTGagtgatattttaaaaaaatatatatttggatATTTTCCAATCGATACTCTGCTTTTTCCCAAATAATACCCTTAATTTGATAAATATCCAAAATGccccttaaaattttttttttcgttaAAATTTTTCATCCATTTTTCATCAGTATTAaactgttataatatttttatttggtttgtttatagtattttttaataacatttatagtgtttttattgatGTATTGAAAATACGTGGCATCTTCTTTAGTTATCATTGCTCATAGATCAttacaatataatatttttaggtttGTAGTTagtttaattaaggttaggagttCATTTCGCTTATTTACAATATTTTCGAGTAAACTTTGTAGTATTTTTATTTTGGTGACCAAAATACTATAACAAGTcaaatttttatgtttatttagGTAAATTATGATAACTTCTCATATAAATCAtagtatgatattttaaataatttctaGTATGTTTTGATTCTgaactcatttataatatttttaaataggctTTATAATGTTATTATCATAGTGACCAAAACATTATAACATGTCAAAAACATTATAGtaagtcaaaaatattataacattcaGAAAACCTTTTCAGGAATAGTTTAGATTTTAAATTAggagtattattttagaaaaacGATACGGATTGAGAAATAGTCAAAATACAGATATTTTCTAAGAAAATCGCCTGTATCTTTTTTTTGgctttatccttttcatttaagcatGTCATTACCACAATAACTTCATCGAGAAAATGCTAAATGAGTCTTTTAATTGCTCACATCCAACAAGGTGCATAATATTGGCTTATATGCTAGTAATGTATGGGAGTGAAGACGTGAGAAAGAGAGGTATCAAAATTGATCACATTTCTATTTGTAACCCGATCTTTAACAACAAACTGTGGACGATATGAATCGCGAAATCCAATTACAAACACAAATACATATAATACAAATGATTTACTTTGAAGATTATCTAATGCTTGCAAATATATTgcttgttttaaaaaaattataaatagtccACTTATAGGAAAAACCTACCAACTATATGAAAAATATGGAATATTCATGTCTAGtctcatattgaaataagatttcgATCTACTTGTAAGAGGCAAATATTTGTATTATTATTAACATAGG
This region of Musa acuminata AAA Group cultivar baxijiao unplaced genomic scaffold, Cavendish_Baxijiao_AAA HiC_scaffold_1108, whole genome shotgun sequence genomic DNA includes:
- the LOC135666549 gene encoding cell number regulator 2-like — protein: MYPSKQPQPYYPPPPPPTTDPYYPPPQPTMGVPVPTAPGTFQIQTPAGGAWSTGLCKCCDDGSNCCITCFCPCITFGQIAEIVDKGATSCGTSGALYALIMYVTCCQCLYSCFYRSKLRAQLGLREEPCADCLVHCCCETCSLCQMYRELNRRGYDMSIGWHANMERQGQPATIPPPVQGMSR